The following is a genomic window from Triticum dicoccoides isolate Atlit2015 ecotype Zavitan unplaced genomic scaffold, WEW_v2.0 scaffold31913, whole genome shotgun sequence.
GCGTCTCACTATCGGTTCAAAAGGCACAGATCAGGTCAAATTCAGTTCCAACTTTTTGTTTGTCCTTGCCAGTTGgaccaagattgcaatgcaacacTTGGAACAGATTAGACGCAAAGCTCTCACTTTTTTTATTTACTGCTGCCTGCTGGAGTGCCTACTCGCAAGTCTGAACAACCAACCAGCCACACCGAGATCAGGCTCTACCTAGTACCTACTGGCGAGCGCCTAGGCGCCTACTCGTcgtcgcctccgccgccaccgAAGAGCGCGGACCGGTAGTAGAGGAGGGCAAGGATGAGGACCAGCATCAGCGCCACGCCGACGGGGGATCCCCCGACGTGGTGCACGGCGTCGGGCGAGCCGCCAAACTCGAACACGTCGGGGGAGCGGTCGCAGGagaggaggtggatgaggaggaggagccccACCGGGAGGAGGAGCAGGCCCATGGGGCCGAGCAGCTCGGCGATGGCATCGGTGACCGCCTCAGCGCCGTCACTTAGGAAAAGCGGCCACCCAACCAGCAGCCCCACCACCACCGCCAACAGCAGCCCGTGCGGCGCCCCGCGTGGCCCAGCGTCGTATTGCTCGTCCGCCATTGACATCGCCTTGCTCTCTTGCTAGCTGTCCTTGTCTCGCCTGGCGACAATTGTGCGAGGCGTGGTAATGGTGTGGGTAGAGCACTCAAGCCTTTAGAGGGTTGGGAGTGTGACTTTGCGGAGATAGGCGTGTGACGCAATGGGGGACGGGCGGATCACGTCAAGGAAAGCGGTGGGTGCTGGTCACTGAAAGTGGTCCAAGGAAATTTCCTCATAAGTTCACTAGTTTATACTGTATTTGGGGAACGTCTAGGCTGCTACAGTATTTGGGTACTCCG
Proteins encoded in this region:
- the LOC119345865 gene encoding uncharacterized protein LOC119345865, with the protein product MSMADEQYDAGPRGAPHGLLLAVVVGLLVGWPLFLSDGAEAVTDAIAELLGPMGLLLLPVGLLLLIHLLSCDRSPDVFEFGGSPDAVHHVGGSPVGVALMLVLILALLYYRSALFGGGGGDDE